A genome region from Geminicoccus roseus DSM 18922 includes the following:
- a CDS encoding glucan 1,4-alpha-glucosidase produces the protein MTDASTILPPGAPGLPARWTSSAKSGVGTAMTAASRIWFTLSHGILNEIYYPRVDSACTRDFGLIVTGRDGYFSEEKRDADHAVGMIEQGIPAFRLVNTALDGRYRITKEVLTDPRREALLQEVRFEALEGGPGDYRLFALLAPHLVNAGASNSAWTGAYKGTPMLYARGRFGASLALACSAPWLARSVGYVGTSDGWQQLKANGQLDERWQRAPDGNVALCGEIDLAATGGRFLLSLGFGIRPQEAGHRALASLQDGFAAARRTYVQGWRAWQDRLLPLDRPAGPANLNSYRISTAVLATHQPMSFPGAVIASLSIPWGFNKGDEDLGGYHLVWPRDLVEIAGGFLAAGAVDEARSVLSYLMAIQEEEGHWSQNVWLDGQPYWTGVQMDECAFPILLADMLRREGCLDHDDLARFLPMIERAAGFVARHGPVTGQDRWEEDGGYSPFTLAVEIAALLAAADMIEAAGKMEAAAYLRETADGWNDEIERWTYAAGTGLAQELGIDGYYVRIAPAETADAASPLDGFVPIKNRPPGDSDRPASQIISPDALALVRFGLRAPDDPRILSTIRAIDAVLQADLPQGRLWYRYTDDGYGEQADGGPFDGTGVGRPWPLLAGERAHYELAAGRPEVARELLATVEASASAGGLLPEQVWDGPDLPERELFRGRPSGSAMPLVWAHAEHIKLLRSLRDGAVFDMPPQTVQRYQRDKVRAAMRSWRFEHKLRSLPVGKILRIELAAPALVRWSDDDWATVQEDPTRPNPFGIHLLDLPPMPGGHGTRIRFTFFWTEAQRWEGQDFLVELDGDELLTGVMVG, from the coding sequence ATGACCGATGCCAGCACCATCCTGCCGCCGGGCGCGCCGGGCCTGCCGGCCCGCTGGACCTCCAGCGCGAAGAGCGGGGTCGGCACCGCCATGACCGCCGCCAGCCGGATCTGGTTCACCCTCAGCCACGGCATCCTCAACGAGATCTATTATCCGCGCGTCGACAGCGCCTGCACCCGCGACTTCGGCCTGATCGTCACCGGCCGGGACGGCTATTTCTCCGAGGAGAAGCGCGACGCCGACCATGCGGTCGGCATGATCGAGCAGGGCATCCCCGCCTTCCGCCTGGTCAACACCGCGCTGGACGGCCGCTACCGGATCACCAAGGAGGTGCTGACCGATCCCAGGCGCGAGGCGCTGTTGCAGGAGGTCCGCTTCGAGGCGCTGGAGGGCGGGCCCGGCGACTACCGGCTGTTTGCGCTGCTGGCGCCGCACCTGGTCAATGCCGGGGCCAGCAACAGCGCCTGGACCGGCGCCTACAAGGGCACGCCGATGCTCTACGCCCGCGGCCGCTTCGGCGCGTCGCTGGCGCTGGCCTGCTCGGCGCCCTGGCTGGCCCGCTCGGTGGGCTATGTCGGCACGTCGGACGGCTGGCAGCAGCTGAAGGCGAACGGGCAACTGGACGAGCGCTGGCAGCGCGCCCCGGACGGCAACGTGGCGCTGTGCGGCGAGATCGATCTTGCCGCCACGGGCGGCCGGTTCCTTTTGTCGCTGGGCTTCGGCATCCGCCCGCAGGAGGCCGGCCACCGCGCCCTGGCCAGCCTGCAGGACGGCTTTGCCGCCGCGCGCCGCACCTATGTGCAGGGCTGGCGCGCCTGGCAGGACCGGCTGCTGCCGCTGGACCGCCCGGCCGGGCCCGCCAACCTCAACAGCTACCGGATCAGCACCGCCGTCCTCGCCACCCATCAGCCGATGTCCTTTCCCGGCGCGGTGATCGCCAGCCTGTCGATTCCCTGGGGCTTCAACAAGGGCGACGAGGACCTGGGCGGCTACCACCTGGTCTGGCCGCGCGACCTGGTGGAGATCGCCGGCGGCTTTCTGGCGGCGGGTGCGGTGGACGAGGCCAGGTCGGTGCTTTCCTACCTGATGGCGATCCAGGAGGAGGAGGGCCACTGGTCGCAGAATGTCTGGCTAGACGGCCAGCCCTACTGGACCGGCGTGCAGATGGACGAGTGTGCCTTCCCGATCCTTCTTGCCGACATGCTGCGCCGGGAAGGCTGCCTGGATCACGACGACCTTGCCCGGTTCCTGCCGATGATCGAGCGCGCCGCGGGCTTCGTCGCCCGGCACGGCCCGGTCACCGGCCAGGACCGCTGGGAGGAGGATGGCGGCTATTCGCCCTTCACCCTGGCGGTGGAGATCGCAGCCCTCCTGGCCGCGGCCGACATGATCGAGGCGGCCGGCAAAATGGAGGCCGCTGCCTATCTGCGCGAGACCGCGGATGGCTGGAACGACGAGATCGAGCGCTGGACCTATGCGGCCGGCACCGGGCTGGCCCAAGAGCTTGGCATCGACGGCTATTACGTGCGGATCGCACCAGCCGAGACCGCGGACGCGGCCTCGCCTTTGGACGGGTTCGTGCCGATCAAGAACCGGCCGCCCGGCGACAGCGACCGCCCGGCCAGCCAGATCATCAGCCCGGACGCCCTGGCCCTGGTCCGCTTCGGCCTGCGCGCGCCGGATGACCCGCGCATCCTGTCGACGATCCGGGCGATCGACGCGGTGCTGCAGGCCGACCTGCCCCAGGGCCGGCTCTGGTACCGCTACACCGACGACGGCTATGGCGAGCAGGCGGACGGCGGGCCGTTCGACGGCACCGGGGTGGGGCGGCCCTGGCCGCTCCTGGCCGGGGAGCGCGCCCATTACGAGCTGGCCGCCGGCCGGCCGGAGGTCGCCCGCGAGCTGTTGGCCACGGTCGAGGCCTCGGCCAGCGCCGGCGGGCTCCTGCCCGAGCAGGTCTGGGACGGTCCTGACCTGCCGGAGCGCGAACTGTTCCGCGGCCGGCCGTCGGGCAGCGCCATGCCGCTGGTCTGGGCCCATGCCGAGCACATCAAGCTGCTGCGCTCCTTGCGCGACGGCGCCGTGTTCGACATGCCGCCGCAGACGGTGCAGCGCTACCAGCGCGACAAGGTCCGCGCGGCGATGCGGTCCTGGCGCTTCGAGCACAAGCTGCGCAGCCTGCCGGTGGGCAAGATCCTGCGCATCGAGCTGGCCGCCCCGGCTTTGGTCCGCTGGAGCGACGACGACTGGGCGACCGTGCAGGAGGACCCGACCCGGCCGAACCCGTTCGGCATCCACCTGCTCGACCTGCCGCCCATGCCGGGCGGCCACGGCACCCGGATCCGCTTCACCTTCTTCTGGACGGAGGCCCAGCGCTGGGAGGGGCAGGACTTCCTGGTGGAGCTGGACGGCGACGAACTGCTGACCGGCGTGATGGTGGGGTGA